The following proteins are encoded in a genomic region of Saccharopolyspora antimicrobica:
- a CDS encoding alkaline phosphatase D family protein, with product MTENSGTSGANPSRRQVLLAGTAALGAAALTTAGLGSTAASALPGAGGQIRSPFTLGVASGDPLPHGVVLWTRLAMEPLADNGLGGMPDRVVPVQWQVAEDEGFRKIVAQGTAQARPESAHSVHVELFNLNPATEYYYRFRAGNELSPVGRTRTAPRFGAQLDKFSFAFASCQNYPVGHFSAYSHMVQEDLDLVAFLGDYIYEGGAKGSIGRPHAPARETFDLADYRTRHAQYKTDPDLQAAHAAFPWVVVFDDHEVENNWAADRSQPDDEPDQDPAVFRKRRTEAFQAYYENMPLRETQHAWGANMRLYRRLTFGNLVDFHLLDTRQYRDFQDQDKRLDAERTILGAEQRNWLLRNLGGQTARWNVLAQQVFFSQRDFTAGDEDSFSDDAWDNYVAERNLVRDRMAKASNPVVITGDVHANYVCDVKADFDDPASATVATELVGTSITSNGNGVEQNPGDAVQLAENPHIKFINRHRGYVRNTITPSAWTADFRVLDYVEKPGSPIRDRARFVIDDGRPGANLV from the coding sequence ATGACTGAGAACTCCGGCACCAGCGGAGCGAACCCGTCCCGGCGCCAGGTCCTGTTAGCCGGCACTGCGGCGCTCGGCGCGGCGGCGCTGACCACCGCGGGTCTCGGCAGCACCGCCGCGAGCGCGCTGCCCGGCGCGGGCGGGCAGATCCGGTCGCCGTTCACGCTCGGTGTCGCCTCCGGTGACCCGCTGCCGCACGGCGTGGTGCTGTGGACCCGGCTGGCGATGGAGCCGCTCGCCGACAACGGTCTCGGCGGGATGCCCGACCGGGTCGTGCCGGTGCAGTGGCAGGTCGCCGAGGACGAGGGCTTCCGCAAGATCGTGGCCCAAGGCACCGCGCAGGCCCGGCCGGAGTCGGCGCACTCAGTGCACGTCGAGCTGTTCAACCTCAACCCCGCCACCGAGTACTACTACCGCTTCCGCGCGGGCAACGAGCTCAGCCCGGTCGGCCGCACCAGGACCGCGCCGCGCTTCGGCGCGCAGCTCGACAAGTTCTCCTTCGCCTTCGCCAGCTGCCAGAACTACCCGGTCGGCCACTTCAGCGCCTACTCGCACATGGTCCAGGAGGACCTCGACCTGGTGGCCTTCCTCGGCGACTACATCTACGAGGGCGGCGCGAAGGGCAGCATCGGCCGCCCGCACGCGCCCGCGCGCGAGACCTTCGACCTCGCCGACTACCGCACCCGGCACGCCCAGTACAAGACCGACCCGGACCTGCAGGCCGCGCACGCCGCGTTCCCGTGGGTGGTGGTCTTCGACGACCACGAGGTGGAGAACAACTGGGCGGCCGACCGGTCCCAGCCCGACGACGAGCCCGACCAGGACCCGGCGGTCTTCCGCAAGCGCCGCACCGAGGCGTTCCAGGCCTACTACGAGAACATGCCGCTGCGCGAGACCCAGCACGCGTGGGGCGCGAACATGCGCCTCTACCGGCGGCTGACGTTCGGGAACCTGGTGGACTTCCACCTGCTCGACACCCGCCAGTACCGCGACTTCCAGGACCAGGACAAGCGGCTGGACGCCGAGCGCACCATCCTGGGCGCCGAGCAGCGCAACTGGCTGCTGCGCAACCTCGGCGGGCAGACCGCGCGCTGGAACGTCCTGGCGCAGCAGGTGTTCTTCTCGCAGCGCGACTTCACCGCCGGCGACGAGGACTCGTTCAGCGACGATGCCTGGGACAACTACGTGGCGGAGCGCAACCTGGTGCGCGACCGCATGGCGAAGGCGTCCAACCCGGTGGTGATCACCGGTGACGTGCACGCCAACTACGTCTGCGACGTCAAGGCCGACTTCGACGACCCGGCTTCGGCGACGGTGGCCACCGAGCTGGTCGGCACCTCGATCACCTCCAACGGCAACGGTGTCGAGCAGAACCCGGGCGATGCGGTCCAGCTGGCGGAGAACCCGCACATCAAGTTCATCAACCGGCACCGCGGCTACGTCCGCAACACGATCACGCCCTCGGCCTGGACGGCGGACTTCCGCGTCCTGGACTACGTCGAGAAGCCCGGCTCGCCGATCCGCGACCGGGCCCGCTTCGTGATCGACGACGGCCGCCCCGGCGCCAACCTCGTCTGA
- a CDS encoding GNAT family N-acetyltransferase, whose translation MLIRAAAPDEAAALSDLALRSKAHWGYDEAFLEACRAELTLRPDDLIEQRATVAQVGDRVVGFYTLAGRAPEGELTCLFIEPDHIGTGVGSRLWEHAVAAARALGLQRFTIDADPFAEDFYRKLGAVRVGVTPSDSIPGRELPRLIYRLD comes from the coding sequence GTGCTCATTCGCGCAGCTGCCCCGGACGAAGCCGCCGCTCTGAGCGATCTCGCGCTCCGCTCGAAGGCGCACTGGGGCTACGACGAGGCGTTCCTGGAGGCGTGCCGCGCCGAGCTGACCCTCCGGCCGGACGATCTGATAGAGCAGCGGGCGACCGTGGCGCAGGTCGGAGACCGCGTGGTCGGCTTTTACACCTTGGCGGGCCGGGCGCCCGAAGGGGAGCTGACCTGCCTGTTCATCGAGCCGGACCACATCGGCACCGGTGTCGGCAGCCGGCTCTGGGAGCACGCCGTCGCCGCGGCCCGCGCCCTCGGCCTCCAGCGATTCACGATCGACGCCGACCCCTTCGCCGAGGACTTCTACCGGAAGCTGGGCGCGGTCCGGGTCGGCGTCACGCCCTCCGATTCCATCCCCGGGCGGGAACTCCCGCGGCTGATCTACCGCCTCGACTGA
- a CDS encoding phytoene desaturase family protein, protein MSSPEPPRFLFGRASGDRDSTRPRETAKREIAPGRDHRCESGSGGTAVVVGGGPNGLAAAVALAREGVQVTVLEAAGEIGGGTRSAEAIVPGLLHDQCSATHPMAVGSSFLRGLGLGRYDLEWRLPEIDCAHPLDDGTAGVLHRSVAETAAGLGADGRRWSRLFAGPAADYDVLAEDILRPMLRIPRHPLRLARFGIPALLPASVLAKAFSEEPAKALFGGVAAHALHPLDRPLSSSIGLGILTAGHRHGWAVAAGGSRSITGALAALLHDLGGKIETGVRVRSSADLPSSDVTIFDLAPGAVADILGDRLPNRIARAYRRFRYGPGAFKVDFAVEGGVPWTSEPVRRAGTVHVGGSFAEIAATERQIHRGRMPERPFVLVGQQYLADPQRSVGNVHPVWSYAHVPNGYSGDATGAIIAQVERFAPGFRERIVGTAVRTTAGFAEYNQNFVGGNILTGAKNCPQLVLGPRTTLNPYDVGLPGHYICSAATPPGPGAHGMCGANAAARALKHLRGRARSF, encoded by the coding sequence ATGAGCAGCCCTGAGCCACCCCGATTCCTCTTCGGCCGCGCATCGGGCGACCGTGACTCGACTCGGCCGCGGGAAACCGCGAAACGCGAGATCGCTCCTGGTCGTGACCACCGCTGTGAATCGGGGAGCGGCGGGACAGCGGTCGTGGTGGGCGGCGGCCCCAACGGGCTCGCCGCCGCCGTCGCCCTGGCCCGGGAGGGCGTGCAGGTCACGGTGCTGGAGGCGGCCGGCGAGATCGGTGGCGGAACCCGCAGCGCCGAGGCGATCGTGCCGGGACTGCTCCACGACCAGTGCTCGGCGACGCACCCGATGGCGGTGGGATCGAGCTTCCTGCGGGGCCTCGGTCTGGGCCGGTACGACCTGGAATGGCGGCTCCCCGAGATCGACTGCGCGCACCCGCTCGACGACGGCACCGCCGGGGTGCTGCACCGCTCCGTCGCCGAGACCGCCGCCGGGCTCGGCGCGGACGGCCGCCGCTGGTCGAGGTTGTTCGCGGGCCCGGCGGCGGACTACGACGTGCTCGCCGAGGACATCCTGCGGCCGATGCTGCGGATCCCGCGCCACCCGCTCCGGCTCGCCCGCTTCGGGATCCCCGCGCTGCTGCCGGCGTCGGTGCTCGCGAAGGCCTTCTCCGAAGAACCGGCGAAGGCGCTGTTCGGCGGAGTGGCCGCGCACGCCCTCCACCCGCTGGACCGGCCGCTGAGCTCCAGCATCGGCCTGGGCATCCTGACCGCCGGGCACCGGCACGGGTGGGCGGTGGCGGCCGGTGGGTCCCGGTCGATCACCGGCGCGCTGGCCGCGCTGCTGCACGATCTGGGAGGCAAGATCGAGACCGGCGTCCGGGTGCGCTCCAGCGCGGACCTGCCGAGCAGCGACGTGACGATCTTCGACCTCGCCCCGGGGGCGGTGGCCGACATCCTCGGCGACCGCTTGCCGAACCGGATCGCCCGGGCCTACCGGCGGTTTCGCTACGGACCGGGAGCGTTCAAAGTGGACTTCGCCGTCGAAGGCGGCGTGCCTTGGACCTCCGAACCGGTGCGCCGGGCGGGCACCGTGCACGTGGGAGGTTCGTTCGCCGAGATCGCCGCCACCGAGCGGCAGATCCACAGGGGCCGGATGCCGGAGCGGCCGTTCGTGCTCGTCGGCCAGCAGTACCTGGCCGACCCGCAGCGCTCGGTCGGCAACGTGCACCCGGTGTGGTCCTACGCCCACGTGCCCAACGGGTACTCCGGTGACGCGACCGGGGCGATCATCGCGCAGGTCGAACGCTTCGCCCCCGGTTTCCGGGAGCGGATCGTCGGCACCGCGGTGCGCACCACCGCCGGATTCGCCGAGTACAACCAGAACTTCGTCGGCGGCAACATCCTCACCGGGGCGAAGAACTGCCCCCAGCTCGTGTTAGGCCCCCGCACGACGCTCAACCCCTACGACGTCGGACTGCCCGGCCACTACATCTGCTCGGCGGCCACTCCGCCCGGCCCGGGCGCCCACGGCATGTGCGGCGCCAACGCCGCGGCCCGCGCGCTGAAGCACCTGCGCGGTCGCGCGCGGAGCTTCTGA
- a CDS encoding class I adenylate-forming enzyme family protein — MTVGYLPWNRPAPAANRPCLRDERNELTYAEVGQRVAAFAEELAERGLGPGDVLGIMLPNRVELLIGLLAAWRVGAAVTPVNPAFTENEAGYQLRDSGARLVLNGGPDAPSAGLPAIHVDEMRRAARGNPPEREIRPDELALLVYTSGSTGRPKGVMLDHANLDAMVSAMAEHFRATDADHCLLVLPLFHVNAICVSFLTMMLSGGQLTVLERFDPKSFLAAVERYRPTYFSAVPTIYARLAELPGEFAADTSSLRFAVCGAAPVSRELLEHCESRFGFAMVEGYGLTEGTCASACNPVDGVRKLGTVGPALPGQRIATISPEGDHLPAGAVGEVVIQGANVMRGYLNRPEETATTLAGGWLRTGDVGRIDEDGYLTLVDRLKDMIIRGGENVYPKEIESVLHGHPGVLEAAVVGVPHAVYGEVPVACVVPYPDAVVTVEELLERCRADLTKIKLPVEIHLLDALPKNPVGKIDKPTLRKALHGR, encoded by the coding sequence GTGACCGTCGGATACCTGCCGTGGAACCGCCCCGCACCGGCGGCGAACCGCCCGTGCCTGCGCGATGAGCGCAACGAGCTCACCTACGCGGAGGTCGGGCAGCGGGTCGCGGCGTTCGCCGAGGAGCTCGCCGAGCGCGGCCTCGGCCCGGGCGACGTGCTCGGCATCATGCTGCCGAACCGGGTCGAGCTGCTCATCGGGCTGCTCGCCGCCTGGCGCGTCGGCGCCGCGGTGACGCCCGTCAACCCGGCCTTCACCGAGAACGAAGCCGGCTACCAGCTGCGCGACTCCGGTGCCCGGCTGGTGCTCAACGGCGGGCCGGATGCGCCGAGCGCCGGGCTCCCCGCGATCCACGTCGACGAGATGCGTCGCGCGGCGCGGGGAAACCCGCCCGAGCGGGAGATCCGGCCGGACGAGCTGGCGCTGCTGGTCTACACGAGCGGCTCCACCGGCCGTCCCAAGGGCGTGATGCTCGACCACGCCAACCTCGACGCGATGGTTTCGGCCATGGCCGAGCACTTCCGCGCCACCGACGCCGACCACTGCCTGCTCGTCCTCCCGCTGTTCCACGTCAACGCGATCTGCGTCAGCTTCCTGACGATGATGCTCAGCGGTGGTCAGCTCACGGTGCTGGAGCGCTTCGACCCGAAGTCCTTCCTCGCGGCTGTCGAGCGGTACCGGCCGACCTACTTCTCCGCCGTCCCGACGATCTACGCGCGCTTGGCCGAACTGCCCGGCGAGTTCGCCGCCGACACCTCGTCGCTGCGGTTCGCGGTGTGCGGTGCGGCGCCGGTGTCGCGGGAACTGCTCGAACACTGCGAGTCGCGGTTCGGGTTCGCGATGGTCGAGGGCTACGGGCTCACCGAAGGCACCTGCGCATCGGCGTGCAACCCGGTCGACGGCGTGCGCAAGCTCGGCACCGTGGGACCGGCCCTGCCGGGTCAGCGAATCGCCACGATCTCGCCGGAGGGGGATCACCTGCCGGCCGGCGCGGTCGGTGAGGTCGTCATCCAGGGGGCCAACGTGATGCGGGGCTACCTGAACCGGCCGGAGGAGACCGCCACGACGCTGGCAGGCGGCTGGCTGCGCACCGGGGACGTCGGCCGGATCGACGAGGACGGCTACCTCACCCTCGTCGACCGGCTCAAGGACATGATCATCCGGGGCGGGGAGAACGTGTACCCGAAGGAGATCGAGTCCGTGCTGCACGGCCACCCCGGCGTGCTGGAGGCGGCCGTGGTCGGCGTCCCGCACGCGGTGTACGGCGAGGTCCCGGTGGCCTGCGTCGTGCCCTACCCGGACGCGGTGGTGACGGTCGAGGAGCTGCTCGAACGCTGCCGGGCCGACCTCACCAAGATCAAGCTGCCCGTCGAGATCCACCTGCTCGACGCGCTGCCGAAGAACCCGGTCGGGAAGATCGACAAACCGACCCTGCGCAAGGCCCTCCACGGCCGCTGA
- a CDS encoding flavin-containing monooxygenase — MSAPPRVCVIGAGSSGIATAKVLLERGIPFDCFELSDRIGGNWVWGNRNGISAAYRSLHINTSRERMAFSDFPMPAHLPDFARHDQVAAYFDAYADHFGLREHITFRTGVQHVAPLPGGGFDVALSTGETRRYQAVCVANGHHWDPRWPEPAFPGADSTGIEQIHSHRYTDESQLVGKRVVVVGMGNSAVDIAVDASYHAAATYLSARRGAHIIPKYVFGRPYDQIAGSERIPGWIRWPLARLLLRSVTGRMTRYGLPAPDHKFAQAHPTMSSRVLDRLAHGAIHPKPNIARLDRSEVVFTDGSRAAADLVVYCTGYRISFPFFDAGFLDPGEDNEIRLYQRVFHPRVPGLYFIGLVQPLGAIMPIAERQSELVADHLQGGYALPDRLAMLAEIAKHRQAVAKRYVTSRRHTIQVDFDDYMRELSRERLRGAKRNAPGARAAVRAVSRTSA, encoded by the coding sequence ATGTCCGCGCCGCCCCGCGTCTGCGTCATCGGTGCCGGTTCCTCCGGGATCGCCACCGCGAAGGTGCTGCTCGAACGCGGCATCCCGTTCGACTGCTTCGAGCTCTCCGACCGGATCGGCGGGAACTGGGTGTGGGGCAACCGCAACGGGATCTCCGCCGCCTACCGGTCGCTGCACATCAACACCTCCCGCGAGCGGATGGCCTTCAGCGACTTCCCGATGCCCGCCCACCTGCCCGACTTCGCCCGGCACGACCAGGTCGCCGCGTACTTCGACGCCTACGCCGACCACTTCGGGCTCCGCGAGCACATCACCTTCCGCACCGGGGTGCAGCACGTCGCACCGCTGCCCGGCGGCGGCTTCGACGTCGCGCTGAGCACCGGGGAAACCCGCCGCTACCAGGCGGTGTGCGTGGCCAACGGGCACCACTGGGATCCCCGCTGGCCCGAACCGGCCTTCCCCGGCGCCGATTCCACCGGGATCGAGCAGATCCACTCGCACCGCTACACCGACGAGTCGCAGCTGGTGGGCAAGCGGGTCGTCGTGGTCGGCATGGGCAACTCGGCGGTGGACATCGCGGTGGACGCCAGCTACCACGCCGCGGCCACCTACCTGTCCGCGCGCCGCGGCGCGCACATCATCCCGAAGTACGTGTTCGGCCGCCCCTACGACCAGATCGCGGGCAGCGAGCGCATCCCCGGCTGGATCCGGTGGCCGCTGGCCCGGCTGCTGCTGCGGTCGGTCACCGGCCGGATGACCCGGTACGGGCTGCCCGCGCCGGACCACAAGTTCGCCCAGGCGCACCCGACGATGTCCAGCCGGGTCCTCGACCGCCTGGCGCACGGCGCTATCCACCCCAAGCCGAACATCGCGCGCCTCGACCGCTCCGAGGTCGTGTTCACCGACGGGAGCCGGGCCGCGGCCGATCTGGTCGTGTACTGCACCGGCTACCGGATCAGCTTCCCGTTCTTCGACGCCGGGTTCCTCGACCCCGGCGAGGACAACGAGATCCGGCTCTACCAGCGGGTGTTCCACCCGAGGGTGCCCGGCCTGTACTTCATCGGGCTGGTGCAGCCGCTCGGGGCGATCATGCCGATCGCCGAGCGGCAGTCCGAGCTGGTCGCCGATCACCTGCAGGGCGGCTACGCGCTGCCCGACCGGCTGGCGATGCTCGCCGAGATCGCCAAGCACCGGCAGGCCGTCGCGAAGCGCTACGTCACCTCCAGGCGCCACACCATCCAGGTCGACTTCGACGACTACATGCGCGAACTCAGCCGCGAACGCCTCCGCGGCGCCAAGCGGAACGCGCCCGGAGCGCGCGCGGCGGTGCGGGCGGTCAGCCGCACTTCCGCCTGA
- a CDS encoding TetR/AcrR family transcriptional regulator, translating into MPTATWERLPEARREAVLRAAEAEFAAHGFSGGSLNVIARNASVAKGSLFQYFTDKADMYAHLADLASQRIRAAMELRIAELSWETGFFPALRQLAQDWVAYFAVNPLDRAFMAAVSLEPDMTARSAVREAANSHYLAVLRPLLRKARDMGELRADADLEALLALLLVLLPHLALAPHNPGLDPVLGLGSGDSRQVGEAVDRLVKPLVMAFAADDARH; encoded by the coding sequence GTGCCGACGGCGACGTGGGAGCGGTTGCCCGAGGCGCGGCGGGAAGCCGTGCTGCGGGCGGCCGAAGCGGAGTTCGCCGCGCACGGGTTCTCCGGCGGCAGCCTGAACGTGATCGCGCGCAACGCCTCGGTGGCGAAGGGCAGCCTGTTCCAGTACTTCACCGACAAGGCCGACATGTACGCGCACCTGGCGGACCTGGCCAGCCAGCGCATCCGGGCCGCGATGGAGCTGCGCATCGCCGAGCTGAGCTGGGAGACAGGCTTCTTCCCGGCGCTTCGGCAGCTCGCGCAGGACTGGGTGGCCTACTTCGCGGTGAACCCGCTGGACCGGGCGTTCATGGCCGCGGTGAGCCTGGAGCCGGACATGACCGCGCGCTCGGCGGTGCGCGAGGCGGCCAACAGCCACTACCTCGCGGTGCTGCGCCCGCTGCTGCGGAAGGCCCGCGACATGGGCGAACTGCGCGCGGATGCCGATCTGGAGGCGTTGCTCGCGCTGCTGCTGGTGCTCCTGCCGCACCTCGCCCTGGCTCCGCACAACCCCGGCCTGGACCCGGTGCTCGGGCTGGGCTCCGGGGATTCCCGGCAGGTCGGGGAAGCGGTGGACCGGCTGGTGAAACCACTGGTCATGGCCTTCGCCGCCGATGATGCGCGGCACTGA
- a CDS encoding MFS transporter — MPPSDPLLNRVGERPRTRHRSTGWGLVLFLFLFFTLNFADKAAVGLASGQIRADLGLTAGQYGLLSSAFFWLFAVGAVVLTAALRKISYTWGAGLLMCSWILSMLPLTTPTTFGVLLASRIALGFFEGPAHAFCQSVIADRFPPERRATAGAVVNAGSSIGPLLAAPGLTWVIVNWSWHGAFTVLVIAGAVWTIAWFCWAERMPLRKPADRAGAGSAPDPNGHLTVAFHRLLLLPSFWGLVLLSFAGYLISSLKVAWLPAYLTEGLGYPASTVGVLAAIPYAAAVVVLLSAGALSGRLLRRGRSSHLARGKLTGAYLVFGGLSMVAFTQLDPGPLQVVLVVLAFSVNSVAFSVAFAGASDFLPAHQRVAFFGCIIAAYSVAGILAPYGLGLIVDQSATPAQGYSTGFLVVGLIVCALGALGGAMLNPERARAELERLTTTCGSAK, encoded by the coding sequence ATGCCACCTTCCGATCCGCTCCTCAACCGCGTCGGCGAGCGGCCGCGCACCCGGCACCGCTCGACGGGCTGGGGACTGGTCCTCTTCCTGTTCCTGTTCTTCACCCTGAACTTCGCCGACAAGGCCGCGGTCGGACTCGCCAGCGGCCAGATCCGCGCTGACCTGGGTCTGACCGCCGGGCAGTACGGCCTGCTCAGCAGCGCGTTCTTCTGGCTGTTCGCGGTCGGGGCGGTGGTGCTGACGGCCGCGCTGCGCAAGATCTCCTACACGTGGGGCGCCGGGCTGCTCATGTGCTCGTGGATCCTGAGCATGCTGCCGCTGACCACGCCGACCACCTTCGGCGTCCTGCTCGCATCCCGCATCGCCCTGGGCTTCTTCGAAGGCCCCGCGCACGCGTTCTGCCAGTCGGTGATTGCCGACCGCTTCCCTCCGGAGCGCCGCGCGACGGCGGGTGCCGTGGTCAACGCGGGCTCGTCGATCGGGCCGCTGCTCGCCGCTCCCGGTCTGACGTGGGTCATCGTGAACTGGTCGTGGCACGGGGCTTTCACCGTCCTGGTCATCGCCGGTGCCGTGTGGACGATCGCCTGGTTCTGCTGGGCCGAGCGGATGCCGTTGCGCAAACCCGCCGATCGCGCCGGAGCGGGGAGCGCACCGGACCCCAACGGGCACCTCACCGTCGCCTTCCACCGGCTGCTGCTCCTGCCCAGCTTCTGGGGGCTGGTGCTGCTGTCCTTCGCCGGTTACCTGATCTCCTCGCTGAAGGTCGCCTGGCTCCCGGCGTACCTGACCGAAGGCCTGGGATATCCCGCGAGCACCGTCGGCGTGCTGGCGGCCATCCCGTACGCGGCGGCCGTGGTCGTCCTGCTGTCGGCGGGCGCCCTCTCCGGTCGGTTGCTGCGCCGGGGCCGCAGCTCGCACCTGGCCCGCGGGAAGCTCACCGGCGCCTACCTGGTGTTCGGCGGACTTTCGATGGTCGCGTTCACCCAGCTCGACCCGGGCCCGCTGCAGGTGGTGCTCGTCGTGCTCGCCTTCTCGGTCAACAGCGTCGCCTTCTCGGTCGCCTTCGCGGGCGCCTCCGACTTCCTGCCCGCGCACCAGCGCGTCGCGTTCTTCGGCTGCATCATCGCGGCCTACAGCGTCGCGGGAATCCTGGCTCCCTACGGCTTGGGGCTCATCGTCGACCAGTCGGCCACCCCGGCTCAGGGCTATTCCACCGGGTTCCTCGTCGTCGGTCTGATCGTGTGCGCCCTCGGCGCCCTCGGCGGGGCGATGCTGAACCCGGAGCGGGCCAGGGCCGAGCTGGAACGTCTCACCACCACCTGCGGGAGCGCGAAATGA
- a CDS encoding CaiB/BaiF CoA transferase family protein, producing the protein MTGPLTGIRVLDLGQYIAGPCAAQVLGDLGAEVLKVESLRGDQARHIGPFGEAMVQAYNRDKRSIALDLRDPGGRHVLHRLLGTADVLVQNFRPGSAEQLGIDAETLRREFPRLICASVTGFGSRGPSRERPGLDIAAQAEYGLMHATGAADGEPQRVGFPVADVTAANALATGVLAALFERERSGRGAHVETSLLEAVISAQAATWGEYVLTGTAPRRKGNGQVNAAPAADVLVLTDGAIVLSAYTAEKWVALCELVGRPDMVEDPRFADNPARVRNRPEMLAALRSAFAGMTREQAITALRSAGIVCGAVRSFDEVAADADVACSNVMVDVTDRSGRRVTSPGTAFTLDGLRRTASAAAPAVGADTADVLRELGYPDEAISDLTTRRVVGAPTARPDERRAPR; encoded by the coding sequence ATGACGGGGCCGCTGACGGGCATTCGCGTGCTGGACCTGGGCCAGTACATCGCCGGGCCGTGCGCCGCGCAGGTGCTGGGCGACCTCGGTGCTGAGGTGCTGAAGGTCGAGAGCCTGCGGGGCGATCAGGCCAGGCACATCGGCCCGTTCGGCGAAGCGATGGTGCAGGCCTACAACCGCGACAAGCGCAGCATCGCGCTGGACCTCCGTGACCCGGGCGGCAGGCACGTGCTGCACCGGCTCCTGGGCACCGCCGACGTGCTGGTGCAGAACTTCCGCCCCGGATCCGCCGAGCAGCTCGGGATCGACGCCGAAACGCTGCGCCGGGAGTTCCCACGCCTGATCTGCGCCAGCGTGACCGGATTCGGCTCCCGCGGGCCGTCCCGGGAACGCCCGGGTCTGGACATCGCCGCCCAAGCCGAGTACGGGCTGATGCACGCGACCGGCGCCGCCGACGGCGAGCCGCAGCGGGTCGGTTTCCCGGTCGCCGACGTCACCGCGGCCAACGCGCTGGCCACGGGGGTGCTCGCCGCGCTCTTCGAACGCGAGCGGTCGGGGCGGGGCGCGCATGTCGAGACGTCCTTGCTGGAGGCGGTCATCTCGGCGCAGGCCGCCACCTGGGGTGAGTACGTGCTGACCGGGACCGCGCCCCGGCGGAAGGGCAACGGTCAGGTCAACGCCGCGCCCGCCGCCGATGTCCTCGTGCTCACCGACGGCGCGATCGTCCTCTCCGCCTACACCGCCGAGAAGTGGGTGGCCCTGTGCGAGCTGGTGGGCAGGCCGGACATGGTCGAGGACCCGAGGTTCGCCGACAACCCCGCGCGCGTGCGCAACCGGCCGGAGATGCTCGCCGCGCTGCGGAGCGCGTTCGCGGGGATGACCCGCGAGCAGGCCATCACGGCGCTGCGCTCGGCCGGCATCGTCTGCGGCGCTGTTCGCTCCTTCGACGAGGTGGCCGCGGACGCGGACGTGGCGTGCTCGAACGTCATGGTCGATGTGACCGACCGCAGTGGTCGCCGCGTCACCAGCCCCGGAACGGCCTTCACGCTGGACGGGCTGCGCCGGACCGCCTCGGCCGCCGCCCCCGCGGTCGGCGCGGACACCGCCGACGTGCTGCGCGAACTCGGCTATCCCGATGAAGCGATCTCCGATCTCACCACCCGCCGCGTCGTCGGAGCACCGACGGCGCGTCCCGACGAACGAAGGGCACCGCGTTGA
- a CDS encoding acyl-CoA dehydrogenase family protein: MIDQDVLRYDFPAHLAEIAEFTNDELIPAEPEMVDNGAVPERILDRMAALGLFGISIPRRYGGLGWTMEQQVRLTFEFTRASCVYRSRFSTVIGLCSQAILDHGTEAQRQEMLPAMAAGDLVMAFALTEEEAGSDAAHLRTTAIRDGGDYLVSGSKRYITNGAWADAFLTFARTDPGEPGAAGVSALIVDARSPGVSTELPRYMNGHAEAPVAEIRFQDVRAGAARLLGGVEGQGLKMALRGINHARLHVAATCVGQATRMLEETTAHVTGREQFGGPLADLGAVRSTLGESYAELEAGRALVIECARTFDQGEIPRHRIAAAKLYCSEMAGKVADRCVQLLGGAGIVGPHPVPRMWRDVRALRIYEGSSPIHQRNLGRAMIEQVGADGTLPDTFRR, from the coding sequence TTGATCGACCAGGACGTGCTCCGCTACGACTTCCCCGCGCACCTCGCGGAGATCGCGGAGTTCACCAACGACGAGCTGATCCCCGCCGAACCCGAGATGGTCGACAACGGCGCCGTGCCCGAGCGGATCCTCGACCGCATGGCCGCGCTCGGGCTGTTCGGGATCTCGATCCCGCGCCGCTACGGCGGCCTGGGCTGGACGATGGAGCAGCAGGTGCGGCTGACCTTCGAGTTCACCCGCGCCTCGTGCGTCTACCGGTCCCGCTTCTCCACCGTGATCGGGTTGTGCTCGCAGGCGATCCTCGATCACGGTACCGAGGCCCAGCGCCAGGAGATGCTTCCCGCGATGGCCGCCGGAGATCTCGTCATGGCCTTCGCGCTCACCGAGGAGGAAGCCGGCTCGGACGCGGCGCACCTGCGCACGACGGCGATCCGCGACGGCGGGGACTACCTCGTCAGCGGCAGCAAGCGGTACATCACCAACGGCGCTTGGGCGGACGCGTTCCTGACGTTCGCCCGCACCGACCCGGGCGAGCCCGGCGCGGCGGGCGTCTCCGCGCTGATCGTCGACGCCCGGTCGCCCGGTGTCTCCACCGAGCTGCCCCGGTACATGAACGGCCACGCCGAAGCGCCGGTCGCCGAGATCCGGTTCCAGGACGTGCGGGCCGGCGCGGCGCGGCTCCTCGGCGGTGTCGAGGGCCAGGGGCTGAAGATGGCCTTGCGCGGGATCAACCACGCCCGCTTGCACGTGGCTGCGACGTGCGTCGGTCAGGCCACCCGGATGCTGGAGGAGACCACCGCGCACGTGACCGGCCGCGAGCAGTTCGGCGGCCCGCTGGCCGACCTCGGCGCGGTGCGCTCGACGCTGGGCGAGAGCTACGCGGAGCTGGAGGCGGGCCGGGCGCTCGTCATCGAGTGCGCCCGCACCTTCGACCAGGGGGAGATCCCGCGGCACCGGATCGCCGCCGCGAAGCTGTACTGCTCGGAGATGGCCGGCAAGGTCGCCGACCGGTGCGTGCAGCTGCTGGGTGGCGCGGGCATCGTCGGACCGCACCCGGTGCCGCGCATGTGGCGCGACGTCCGGGCGCTGCGCATCTACGAAGGCTCTTCGCCGATCCACCAGCGCAACCTCGGCCGCGCGATGATCGAGCAGGTCGGCGCCGACGGAACGCTGCCCGACACGTTCCGCCGCTGA